The nucleotide window GCTGCTGACACTGCTGAAGGAAATGACAGTAGCAATCGGAAGCAGCCGTGCTCTGAGAAGCAATGCTTCGTCAGATGACTTCacgaaggcggtggcgcatcTTCTcacgagcagcaccgacCTTGCTCTCCTACTGCTGGGTGATGTCTCGATCGGTTCGAATGCTGCTACACCGGAAAGAGGGGAGTTGCAGcccggcagcgtcagcaatgaagagcagcagcggaaggcAATCCTTGCGCAGGTGCTCGTGTTGGTGACTGCAACGGCGCAGATGCTGCGGCGCGTACAGGTAAGCTATCCCATCAGCCACCTTTACCACACCCGGCCCTGCGCGGCGCTTCTGAAAATTGTCGCGAACAAGCACAAGcaactccagcagcggcacaggcacagcagTTGCAACAGCGAAGCCACCACAGAGAAGCCCCAGCGCGCTACAAACGACGCAGTCAATAGAGCTGGGGAGGGAGCAGCGGTACATGAGGTATCTACGACGcgtgtgccggtgctgctgagtcTGCTTCGTCGCTACATCCAGGTGTCTGCGCGGTGCTCACTCGCAGGAACCCAGCAGCCTTcacccacctcctcttgGGCTGCCAGCCTATTTTCcatcttttctcttttccagcGCCTGAGCCTGCTGCACGGCGCGCTCGGCGCGGTCGCGGACCTTTCGAAGGggctcgcggcgcagctcagccGTGCCTGCGATGACGTGCAGTACTGGCTGAGTCAGCTTCTGTCCAGCACCGCGTGCAACCGCGCGACTCGCTACGTGGTGTACTTCCGCGAGGATGAGCTGCGGCTAATGCAGCACAATGTGCGCCAGGCCTCCGAGTACGCGCTGTTCACGTTTGCTACGACGCCGCCGGCTGACCCAGGGCTTGTGgagtcgctgctggcgggtgacgctgctggcaACACCCGGGCCATCGATGCCTACGAAGAGGTGACGCACGCTCGCGCGGCTCTCGTGCTCGCGCAGTGGTGCGTGAGTGCACCATTTTATTTCGAGAGTTTCTGCCGAAATGAGTCGTGGGCTTCCTtcgcgcaggagcagcgacggctggTGTTGCGGCAGCAGTCCCGCGCGCGCCGCGGACTCGAGAAGACGTcgcacaggcagcagcggaaagagagggcaaggcagaaggcgctgcttCTGGACGAAGCGCCGGGCGATGGACCCTCCTCGGTGTCCAGCGGTGCATCTTCGGTGCAGAGCGGTGGCTCCGACTCTGCGTCCTCGACTGGCGGCTaccaccagcggcagcgccgtggcgtCAGCAGAGATGACGAAACAGCATCGCTCTCGTCCTTCCAAACCGCTCGCCACGTCGATCACGCTGACGCCAGCGTTGGCAGCAGTCTGACATCTCTCGCCAGCCGTGTGTCGCTTCTCTCGACGTTCTCCAAGCACTCGACTGCCTCCTAtctctccttcatctcgGTACTGCGGCCATCGGCTGCCGCTGACTCTGTGgcgggtggtgctggtgcccGTGATGGCAccgacggcgatggcgaagGTGCCGTCTCTGACACAGCTCGGCAGATGCACGAATCTGAGGATGGCAACACAAACCTGCCTCTCATTctgctggagcagctcaCTCTGGGTCTCCACCGCTTCATGGAGGCCTACCCGGCAGAACTGCTAGACCGCTACGGGCTGCGCAGTGTGTCGTGGAACAGCATTGCACGCATGTTTGCCATCGTGGAGGCGTCTCTGGCCAACAATACGCAGATGACAGCagggactgctgctgccgctgccgctcgaTGTCACACcaaccgccaccacagcagtcaggaacagcagcagccactctTCAACCTCGCGCAGGACATCCGCTACAACAAGGGGATGGGCTACGAGTGTCTGGGCTTGTTATTTGCCAAGGTAGTGGCCCCGTTACTCGACCTCAccccgtcgcagcagcagctaccgCGCGGCCCCACACACGAGGTGAGCGGGGCCAATGATGGTGAAAGCGGCGATgttggcagcagcagcagcatcggaggcaacagcaacggcaatCGCACCAAGGAAGAACTTTTCGCCAACGCCACCGTGGGAAGCGCGGTGCTGACCCTCAATGACGACCCTGCAACACGCGCTTCGGTGGAGGCGGCTCTGTCAACGTGCCTGACAGCGTACGAGAAGGTGGCGCCGCAGGTGGTGGACATGAGCCTCTCCACCATCCTCCGTCTTGCCTCGCGCACCGCGATCACCTCAGCGGGGATGACCACGccaccccgccccgccccgtTGATCTCGTCCTTGTCGAGTATGTTAGTAGCCTTTGTGCGCGACATTACGGCTCGTCTGGGCCGCAGCAACGACCTGCCGCGCCTAGTCGACGCcctgctcgagcagcgcgaCTTTGCTGCTaacgccgacgccgcggccgccgtcTCTGTGGCCAtggatggcagcggcgataCGGCGTCTTCCATCCGCTCGTTGCGTGCGATGTTTTCGCATCCCTCAGTACGACAGGCAGTCATGGCAGCGGCCGGGACGTCATTAGACCCCGAGAGCCTTCTGGGGCGTCTGAGCAGCGTTGCGGCGGAGCTTGTGGAGACTCGCAACGGCAAaatcagcagcggtgctcagGACGAGGAACAAGGCGAGGCGGCGTCTACTGCAACGTCTCCCTGGACCCACGATGACGCTCAAGTGCAGCGCATGCTTCTGGCGCTGGAGCTCATGGAAGCGCTTCTCGCAGGTGTTGTGCCGACGTCTGTCTCTGCCAGTGCGTTACTGGAGCATGCAGCGCAACTGGAGCTGTTGCTGAGCGCGTCTTTCATGGCCgccgtggaggagctgcagaggGTCgacccagcagcagcagcagcgtgggaCAGTGGAACCAGGGCCAGGGACCTTTATGGTGACCTCTTGCACGACAGGCGTCTGCTGATGATTCAACACATATATACGATCCGCCAATGCCGTGCTGTTACCATTCTTTGTCTGCAAGACCTCGGCACCCAGCATGTGCACGACTACCTCCGCATGTTGGAGGATGTCTTGTGGCAGCTCACGAGCCACGTGGGAAACCTCGTTGGCTCGCTGACACTGGCGGAGTTACAACCCTTGTTGCAGGCACACCCAGAGTGGTATAACAACAGCGAAGTCGTGGCACCTTCGCCATCGGTGCCGggacagctgcagctggaactccttcccccttcacTTATACTACAGCGCCTGTCGCTAGCGCGCACAGTGACCGTCGCCCTTGGAGCTCATGCAGGGCCTGAAGCGGAGCTTCGTGACATGGTGGCGCACCTATGGGACTGCCTGGGCAACGATAGGCTTGACACGGCTGCGAAAGCGCATCTGCGGCCGGCcggtgtgtctctgtggcTGGCGAACCAAATGACTTCGGAGGAGTGGGTCAGCTTGGTGGCGCTTGGCAAGGAAAAGGATGCGCGTGCCTCGATGATGGAGCTTCTCCTGCGCTCCGCCGCAGTTTCTTCCGCCGAGAGGACAGAGACACCGGCGTGGCTGTCGCGGTGTTTGCAGTGCATCcctgcgacggtgacgcGCGCGCTTGTCGACGCACTTGTGTCGCTGCCCGTTGAAGATCTCTGCGATACATTCTGCAAGAGCGCGGCCTTGTCCGCGCGTCAGCGGCGCGAGCTAGCCCGGCGGCAGTGGATGGTTCTCACGGCATCCCTCGTGGCAGCGTACGCGGTGGTGGGCCATAACCCGTACTGGCCCTCGGTCGTCGCGCACACAGTGTGCGCCGTGACGCACGTAGCGAGGGTGTGGCGGAAGTACGCGAAGGGGCGGCTTGGCGACGCCGATGGGACACCAGCGCAGGCCCCTCATCGCTCTACCGAGATGCACAGCTTTGCACTGCTCATGCGGCAGCTCCTATCGGTACTGCTGTGTACGCTCCGTAGTGAGCCACGCGCCGCGGGTGTGCTCCGCCGGGTGCTGCTAACGTTGGCGAGGGAATCGGCGGTCGCGTCGTCATCGGCAGCGCCCCCAACAGCCCCGGCTCTGTCGCGCTGTGGCATGTCCGTGGCCTACGTTGAGGCACTGAAGGTGCCCGCGACCTCGCTCAGTGACCTGAGTGCGCCAGCCCCGCTGACAGCGTCCACCCTCACCACAACGGTCAacgaaggagaggaagacgaggtgTTTGTCGCCTTGAAGGACATGACGTTCGAGGATGAGCTGCGCGGCGTAGGCATCCAACTCTTCGCCCCTGCCTTTGCGAAGCGCCTCGTCACTCTGACGGGACTTTGCAGTGAcagtgcggcggtggccatgCCGTTGACCTTCGCTACGGCCGCCGCTGTAATCAGAGCTAGCATGAGTACGCTCGCGCTGCTCTACCAGATCTGCGTGGCCGCCGCGCAGGCATCGTGGCGGGCCAGGACAACCGACGGAAATCTTGATGCATTGATGCAGACGCCAGCGGTCGTGTTCCTGCACGCCGTCGCCAGTGGATTTCATGCACGCGGCGCTACGATAGCGTCGAGCAACGGCGCCTCCACCGGCGCGGCAACTACTGTCGCGTTGACGGCGTTTCTCGAGCAATTCAATGGTCATGATGGGGCGCCCGCAGAGCATCGTTTGTTTGTCCATATTGCatccgccgccaccaccgcaccaGGAGAGAAACGGCGACAAGTGCGCGATACGACaaacggcggcgctggtgacgtGGCGAACGGCGCCACGGTCTCTTCTGCTCCtagggcagcggcagtcgcTTCGTCCGATGCTttggaggcggtggagaagCTGTGGTGTGACCAGCTGCGATCTATTGCGTGTACTGTGATGCATCTCAGCCACACAGCAGAGGGTGAGTGTAACGCATCCGCCGCCGTGCTACAGAAGGCGTGTGTTACCTTTCGCCAGCTCTTCACTTGTATGTGGTCGAGCGCTCGCAGCAAGCAGCACCAGATGTCCAAGGGTAGCGGTAGTCGTACtggtggaggcagcggcggtggctcgAAGCGTGTCCGCAGCCATGGCGACAGCGAGCCGAcggtgcaccacagcagcctcTCAGGCGGTGTCGACGCATTCTTAGCTGAAgtgctcgctctctctcgcacgactggcgacgacggcagcgacgcagtCGGTGGTGTGACAGGCAACAACCTGCGCTGTCAGCTAGCCGACTTCTTCGGGATtacggcgacagcgaccaAAGGAGCGGCACGCAGCGATGTGCATGTGGGCCGCGTATGCGACCGATTGTGGATGCGGCTGTTAAGCGCTGGCGAGGAAgcaggcgtgtgtgcacTATGGCTCTTGTGGAAGCTTCAGTGCGTTTCGGCGACCCTTAGAGACGACTCTGCGACAACCGAGGGACTTCAGGATGACTCGCAGGCGCGCATGAGGAAGTTTCTCTGCGCCTACTGTGACATGAACGCCTGCGTTGAAGGggatgcagcggcggcgtggacCGCCAGCACATACACCCGCgtggcgacgatgctgcGGGCGTTGCCGAATACGCTCCGCGTCCTCACTGCTGAAGGAGCACCACCGCTCTTCCACGAACACGTGAATAGTCTACTGACTAGCACTATTCCAAGAGCGTCGCCTCGTTCCAGCGCAGACGCGAGCTCCTTCGCTGTGGCAgctccggcggcggcggagctgctcgtgCACTTGCTTTCTGTCCGCCCACGTCTGCCAGCTgagatgctgctgccacacgcgcagcacctgctggtGTGGCTCTCGTCCCCGTCCTCTTCTGCCgcgtcgctggcggcggtgggggctCACGGTGGTACTAgtccatctctctcctcgctgtgcatccgcgtctgtgccgccgttgccgcacACCCTGCCGTATCAAGCGCGTCTGACGCCTCTGCGCTGATTGCCTCCTGggcatcgcagcagcaactgatCGCATGCCGAGGTGTGAGACAACCTCGCGTCAACAGTAGCGCCGCGCAGGAATTGCTCGACAATGtgtggctggtgctgctctctctcttggagGGCTCCAGAGCGCCACACTGCGCGGAGGCatcgacgacgccgctgctgcgcgagggcgagctggtgcagcttATCCTGCTGCTCACCAAGACCTGGCTGGGCCATTCGGCACACCAGCAGGTGCTGTGGTCCCGTCCAGCGATGCTGCCTCCACTAATGTGCGCGCTGTTCACGTGTGTAATGCGCGGAATGGAGTCGCAGGAGTTCTCGCCCCGTGTGCTCAACGTGCTGGCGAGTGGGctggcagcgatggcggcgcatGTGGACGCGGCTACGGCGAACGAGGGCGATGCAGATGTTGACAGCACTGAgggcgccgacgacgacgccgagggCGTCGATGAAGAGAGCCCCGAGGAGTCGGGAAGCGGCGTGCCAGCGACACCGGGCGACGGGCGACGCCGCAAGCAAACGCGCCGGCTCGAAGGCGGCACTCGAGGATGGGCAAAGGCTACCACCGTCCCCGCGCACGTTAAGCGAGCCGcccttgccgccgccacgtcggCACTCTTCGAAGTCGCGCACCACTACATCCACATCTTCACTGCCTTCAGTAGCGACATGGACTTTCTCTTCACGGACTTCCTAAAGGTGCTCAGCCAGCACTTCCTGCCAGCCGTAACGCGGCCGCCCATCGCCCACCACGTCGGTGTGCGCATTGGCGGCACGGCGCGGTCGGAGATGACGTTTGCGGACCTCGCGTACATGTGCGTCGGCAACGCAGAGAGCAAGTCGCTGCTGAaacaggcggcgctgcgcatggaggaggcgggtgtGCTGGACAGCAGTAGTGCCAGTGACGGTATTACCGCGAAAGCGAAGGCTGAGCCAACGCTGACAGACGGCAGCCGAAGTATCTTCCGGGTCGCCTAGTtggcgcgcct belongs to Leishmania panamensis strain MHOM/PA/94/PSC-1 chromosome 8 sequence and includes:
- a CDS encoding hypothetical protein (TriTrypDB/GeneDB-style sysID: LpmP.08.0450), translated to MIACAAIQRLERYGSLGLKRHSVEDFVSTSLKDARRANIYALTLLSTWREAVQAVRGGDADSISDTSKAPARYTEALVYAVSFAVALTTQHLFEVNTNVATAPVISMNDSAVLTAAGTGQQAKKAAAESMSTSSSSSSSNSKDGATAASLIFTVPYAQALELLTLLKEMTVAIGSSRALRSNASSDDFTKAVAHLLTSSTDLALLLLGDVSIGSNAATPERGELQPGSVSNEEQQRKAILAQVLVLVTATAQMLRRVQVSYPISHLYHTRPCAALLKIVANKHKQLQQRHRHSSCNSEATTEKPQRATNDAVNRAGEGAAVHEVSTTRVPVLLSLLRRYIQVSARCSLAGTQQPSPTSSWAASLFSIFSLFQRLSLLHGALGAVADLSKGLAAQLSRACDDVQYWLSQLLSSTACNRATRYVVYFREDELRLMQHNVRQASEYALFTFATTPPADPGLVESLLAGDAAGNTRAIDAYEEVTHARAALVLAQWCVSAPFYFESFCRNESWASFAQEQRRLVLRQQSRARRGLEKTSHRQQRKERARQKALLLDEAPGDGPSSVSSGASSVQSGGSDSASSTGGYHQRQRRGVSRDDETASLSSFQTARHVDHADASVGSSLTSLASRVSLLSTFSKHSTASYLSFISVLRPSAAADSVAGGAGARDGTDGDGEGAVSDTARQMHESEDGNTNLPLILLEQLTLGLHRFMEAYPAELLDRYGLRSVSWNSIARMFAIVEASLANNTQMTAGTAAAAAARCHTNRHHSSQEQQQPLFNLAQDIRYNKGMGYECLGLLFAKVVAPLLDLTPSQQQLPRGPTHEVSGANDGESGDVGSSSSIGGNSNGNRTKEELFANATVGSAVLTLNDDPATRASVEAALSTCLTAYEKVAPQVVDMSLSTILRLASRTAITSAGMTTPPRPAPLISSLSSMLVAFVRDITARLGRSNDLPRLVDALLEQRDFAANADAAAAVSVAMDGSGDTASSIRSLRAMFSHPSVRQAVMAAAGTSLDPESLLGRLSSVAAELVETRNGKISSGAQDEEQGEAASTATSPWTHDDAQVQRMLLALELMEALLAGVVPTSVSASALLEHAAQLELLLSASFMAAVEELQRVDPAAAAAWDSGTRARDLYGDLLHDRRLLMIQHIYTIRQCRAVTILCLQDLGTQHVHDYLRMLEDVLWQLTSHVGNLVGSLTLAELQPLLQAHPEWYNNSEVVAPSPSVPGQLQLELLPPSLILQRLSLARTVTVALGAHAGPEAELRDMVAHLWDCLGNDRLDTAAKAHLRPAGVSLWLANQMTSEEWVSLVALGKEKDARASMMELLLRSAAVSSAERTETPAWLSRCLQCIPATVTRALVDALVSLPVEDLCDTFCKSAALSARQRRELARRQWMVLTASLVAAYAVVGHNPYWPSVVAHTVCAVTHVARVWRKYAKGRLGDADGTPAQAPHRSTEMHSFALLMRQLLSVLLCTLRSEPRAAGVLRRVLLTLARESAVASSSAAPPTAPALSRCGMSVAYVEALKVPATSLSDLSAPAPLTASTLTTTVNEGEEDEVFVALKDMTFEDELRGVGIQLFAPAFAKRLVTLTGLCSDSAAVAMPLTFATAAAVIRASMSTLALLYQICVAAAQASWRARTTDGNLDALMQTPAVVFLHAVASGFHARGATIASSNGASTGAATTVALTAFLEQFNGHDGAPAEHRLFVHIASAATTAPGEKRRQVRDTTNGGAGDVANGATVSSAPRAAAVASSDALEAVEKLWCDQLRSIACTVMHLSHTAEGECNASAAVLQKACVTFRQLFTCMWSSARSKQHQMSKGSGSRTGGGSGGGSKRVRSHGDSEPTVHHSSLSGGVDAFLAEVLALSRTTGDDGSDAVGGVTGNNLRCQLADFFGITATATKGAARSDVHVGRVCDRLWMRLLSAGEEAGVCALWLLWKLQCVSATLRDDSATTEGLQDDSQARMRKFLCAYCDMNACVEGDAAAAWTASTYTRVATMLRALPNTLRVLTAEGAPPLFHEHVNSLLTSTIPRASPRSSADASSFAVAAPAAAELLVHLLSVRPRLPAEMLLPHAQHLLVWLSSPSSSAASLAAVGAHGGTSPSLSSLCIRVCAAVAAHPAVSSASDASALIASWASQQQLIACRGVRQPRVNSSAAQELLDNVWLVLLSLLEGSRAPHCAEASTTPLLREGELVQLILLLTKTWLGHSAHQQVLWSRPAMLPPLMCALFTCVMRGMESQEFSPRVLNVLASGLAAMAAHVDAATANEGDADVDSTEGADDDAEGVDEESPEESGSGVPATPGDGRRRKQTRRLEGGTRGWAKATTVPAHVKRAALAAATSALFEVAHHYIHIFTAFSSDMDFLFTDFLKVLSQHFLPAVTRPPIAHHVGVRIGGTARSEMTFADLAYMCVGNAESKSLLKQAALRMEEAGVLDSSSASDGITAKAKAEPTLTDGSRSIFRVA